One Neisseria sicca genomic region harbors:
- a CDS encoding S-(hydroxymethyl)glutathione dehydrogenase/class III alcohol dehydrogenase, translating to MEIKQTNSTIKSRAAVAFAPNQPLQIVEIDVEMPRKGEVLIRNTHTGVCHTDAFTLSGSDPEGVFPAVLGHEGAGVVVAVGEGVSSVKPGDHVIPLYTAECGECEFCRSGKTNLCVAVRETQGKGLMPDGTTRFSYQGQPIYHYMGCSTFSEYSVVAEVSLAKINPEANHEQVCLLGCGVTTGIGAVHNTAKVQEGDSVAVFGLGAIGLAVVQGARQAKAGRIIAIDTNPAKFELAKHFGATDCLNPNDYDKPIKDVLLDINKWGIDHTFECIGNVNVMRQALESAHRGWGQSIIIGVAGVGQEISTRPFQLVTGRVWKGSAFGGVKGRSELPKMVEDSMKGDIELEPFVTHTLTLDQINEAFDLMHEGKSIRAVIHY from the coding sequence AAATCTCGTGCAGCGGTAGCATTCGCCCCAAATCAACCCTTACAAATTGTGGAAATCGATGTAGAAATGCCTCGCAAAGGCGAAGTGTTAATCCGCAATACCCACACGGGGGTGTGCCATACTGATGCATTTACATTATCAGGAAGCGATCCTGAAGGCGTATTCCCTGCGGTGCTTGGACACGAAGGTGCGGGTGTGGTCGTTGCTGTGGGCGAAGGTGTGTCAAGCGTAAAACCGGGTGATCACGTCATTCCTCTTTATACCGCTGAATGTGGCGAATGTGAGTTTTGCCGTTCAGGTAAAACCAACTTATGCGTTGCGGTACGTGAGACGCAAGGTAAAGGCTTAATGCCGGACGGCACGACGCGTTTTTCTTATCAAGGTCAGCCGATCTATCACTATATGGGCTGTTCGACTTTCAGTGAATATTCTGTTGTTGCGGAAGTTTCATTGGCGAAAATCAACCCGGAAGCCAACCACGAACAAGTATGTTTGCTCGGCTGTGGCGTTACCACAGGTATTGGCGCGGTACATAATACGGCAAAAGTGCAAGAAGGCGACTCTGTGGCGGTGTTTGGCTTGGGGGCGATTGGTTTGGCTGTGGTGCAAGGTGCACGTCAAGCCAAAGCGGGTCGCATTATCGCCATTGATACCAATCCCGCAAAATTCGAGTTGGCAAAACACTTCGGTGCAACTGATTGTTTAAACCCGAACGATTACGATAAACCGATCAAAGATGTGTTGTTAGACATCAATAAATGGGGCATTGACCACACTTTTGAATGTATCGGCAACGTAAACGTAATGCGTCAGGCATTAGAAAGTGCACACCGTGGTTGGGGACAATCCATTATCATCGGCGTAGCAGGTGTAGGACAAGAAATTTCAACTCGTCCGTTCCAGTTGGTAACAGGTCGTGTTTGGAAAGGCTCGGCATTTGGTGGCGTGAAAGGTCGCTCTGAACTTCCGAAAATGGTCGAAGATTCAATGAAAGGCGACATCGAGTTAGAACCGTTTGTAACCCACACACTGACACTCGATCAAATCAATGAAGCCTTTGATTTAATGCACGAAGGTAAATCGATC